Genomic segment of bacterium:
CGGCTCGGCCCGCGCGAGTTCCCCGGCCGGATCTGGACCGCTTCGGGTTGCTTCGGTTACGGTCTGGACGGAGCCGATCTCGGCGCGCCCGGCTGCGGGTCGCCCTTCGACGGACTCGGCGCCGTGGTCACCAAGACGGTCACGCCCGAGGCCCGCCGCGGCAACCCTCCGCCCCGGCTGTGGGAGACCGCGCACGGCGCGCTGAATTCCATCGGCCTGGAGAACGTCGGCCTCGCGCGCTTCGCGGACGAGGTCGTGCCCGTCCTCGAGGCGCGCGGGGTGCCCTTCGTCGCCAGCCTCGCGGCCACCCGGCCGGAGGAGTTCGGGGACATGGCCCGCCGTCTGGCCGCCGCGGCGGACGGGGCCGCGCACTGGCACGGCGTCGAGCTGAACCTCAGCTGCCCGAACGTGGCCGAGGGCGGCGTCGACTTCGGCCGCGATCCCGGGACGGTGGAGCGCTGCGTCGCCGCGGCGCGCGAGCACCTGCCGGCGCGCGCCCTGCTGGCCAAACTCACGCCCAACGTGGGCAGCATCGCCCGGCTCGCCGCCGCGGCGGCGAGCGGCGGCGCCGACGGCGTGACCGCCATCAACACCCTGGTCGGCATGGACGTGGACCTGCGCACGGGCGCGCCGGTCCTGCCGCGCCGCCGTGGCGGCTACAGCGGGCCCGCGCTGCTGCCGGTGGCGCTGGCCCGGGTCGACGAGATCGTGCAGGAGACGGGACTGCCCGTGGTGGGCGTCGGCGGGATCGCGACCCTCGAGGATGCGCTGAAGTTCTTCGCGGTGGGAGCGGTCGCCGTGCAGATCGGCACGGCCCAGATGTGCGACCCGTTCGCCGCCGCCGCCGTGGCGGCGGCCCTGGCGGCGGCCGAGCGGCGAGATCGGTAGTGGTTCAGGATCAGTAGTCATCCCGAATCAGTAGTCGTCTCTCGGCTCGACGTAGTCGTCGTCGTAGGGGTCGTCCCCGCCGCCCCTGATCTCCTCGTCGAGATCCTCCGGCAGGTTCGCCGCGCGGAGGTCGTCGTTCTCCTGCGGCGGCGCCGCGCCCTCCTCCAGCTCCACGGGCAGCCCCTCGGGGAAGTCGGCTTCCAGCAGGTCGATCAGGGACGCCGTGTTGAGCAGCAACTGCTCGGCGAGCCGCACGCCCAGCGCCGTCGCCTCGGACGAGGGCCCGCGCAGCACGGCCTGGTTCATGGAGTGGCCGTGCAGGGAACCCACGGCGCCGGTGATGATCAGGCTGTCCTCGCCCGCCTGGGCCAGCACGCCGAGGGGGCAGTCCTGGTCCGAGCAGATCCGCTCGCGGAAAGCCAGCTCGGCCGTCATCTCCGCGCGCGACTGGGGGGAGTCCACGGCTCCGGCCATGGCGAGCGCCTCGGTGTCGCCGGCCCTCGCGATGATGGCGATGAGGCCCTGGCCGGCCCCGGGCAGCGTCATCTCCGGGAAGAAGATCTCCGTCACGATGTCCTGCACGCCCAGCCGTTCGGCGATGGCCGCCGGCATCACCAGGCAGTCCACGGCCTCGTCCTGGAGGTACGCGTCCAGGGCCTCGACAGCGCCGCCGTAGAGCAGCTTCGGCTTGAGCTGGGGCCAGAGCTGGTGGATCTGGGCCATCGAGCGGCGGGAGAGGACGCCGACGCGCGTGCCGTCCTCGAGATCGTCCGCGATGCAGCCGCCCTTGTGCAGCAGGGCGTCGAAGGGCGTGTTGCGCTCCGGCACCGCGGCGACGACCAGCCCGCTCGGCAGCGGGCGCACGATGTCCTCCGCGGCGACGTCGAGCAGCTGGAAGTCGCCGTCCAGCAGGTGCGACAGCAGCAGCTCGATCTCCGCCGCCGAGTTGGCGCAGTACAGCTCCGACGCGCTCTGCCGGTTGGTGCGGGGGTCCGAGACGGTGGCCATGTCGAAGATGGCCTTGGGGTGCGCCGCGCGCAGCCGCTCGATGACCAGCAGGGTCTGGGCGCGGTTGAGGCGCCCGTCCAGGGTTCCCAGGGTGTAGGTGCCGCTGCTCATCGCTCGTACGCTCCCGTGGTCGCGGTCCGCGTTCGCGTCAGGCCGTCCGCGCGAGGTGTTCCTTCACCAGTTCCCCGATCCTGAAGGCGTCGCGCTCGGGCAGCGCCTGGTGGATCGGCAGGGCCAGCACTTCCCGTCCCGCGGCTTCGGCGTGCGTCAGTTCCCCGTGCACCCGACAGTACTCGGCCAGCTCGTGGCGGTGCAGCGGCGGCGCGTAGTAGATGCCGAAGTCGACGCCGGCTTCCCGCAGCCGGGCCTCCAGTCTGGCACGATCCGGCACGCGGATCCAGTACTGATGATGGGTCACGCGTAGTCCCGAGCCCGGCCGCGGCTCGGCGAGCCGATTGGCGGCGGGGATCAGCCCGTTGTAGATGGCGGCGGCGCGGTCGCGGTCGGCCTGCTCGTCGGTGAAGCGGGCCAGCCGGACGCGGATCGCCAGGGCTTGGATCTCGTCGAGGCGGCTGTTCCAGCCCGACAGCAGGCGGCCCCCGACGCGGACCGTCTCGTGGCCGCGCAACCGGCGCAGCGGGGCGGCGTCGGCCGCGTCGCGGCAGATGATCATCCCGCCGTCGCCGATGCCGGGCAGGTTCTTGGTCGGGTAGAAGCTCAGGCAGGACAGGCGCCCGAAGGACCCGCAGGGGCGGCCGCGGTACAGGGAGCCGTAGGCCTGGCACATGTCCTCGACGAGGTCGAGGCCGTGCCGTTCGGCGACGAGGGCGAAGGGCTCCATCTCGCAGGGCATGCCGAAGATGTGCACCGGCAGCAGGACGCGGGTGCGGCCGGTGACGGCCGCGTCGGCGAGAGCCGGGTCCAGGTTGAGCGTGCGGGGGTCGATGTCCGCGAAGACGGGCGTGCCGCCCAGACGGATGATCGCCTCGATCGTGGCGACGAAGGTGTACGGGGTGGTCACGACCTCGACGCCCGGGCCGACGCCGGCGATCTGCAGCGCCATGTACAGGGCCGCGGAGCCGGAGGCGACGCCGACGGCGTCGGCGGCCCCGCAGGCCGCGGCCATTTCGCCCTCCAGGGCGCGCACCTCCCGGCCCAGGATGTACTCCCCGGTCGAGAGCAGCCGGTCGACGCCGGCCAGGATCTCCTGCTTGCAGGGCAGCATCGGCGTCACCAGGTCGTAGCGGGCGATGCGGCGGCCGTCGTTCTCGTGCATGCCGTCCTTTTCCCGTCCCGGCCGCGGCCGGTTGTGGGGTTCCCGGTCGTGGGGCCGTTAGGCGCGGGGGCGCCCGAAGCAACGGTAGGTGAAGCCGTGCTCGCCCATCAGGGCGCTGTTGTAGACGTTGCGACAGTCCAGGAAGCGGCGCCCGGACACGGCCGCCCCGAGGCGAGCCAGGTCGAGCTGCCGGTACTCGTTCCACTCGGTGACCAGCAGGACGAGGTCGGCGCCGGCCGCGGCGTCGTACGGGCCCTCGCAGTAGTGCAGGGCGGGGTGGAGGGCGCGGAAGTTGTCCATGGCCACCGGGTCGTGCACGCGCAGCGAGGCGCCCGCCGCCTGCAGGGCCGCGACCAGCGGGCGGCTGGGCGCGTCGCGGATGTCGTCGGTGTTCGGTTTGAAGCTCAGGCCCAGCATGGCCACGACCGCGCCCTTCAGCTCGGGCAGCAGCTCGCGGGCCTTCGCCATGGCGATGTCGGGCAGGCGCTCGTTCACGCCGATCGCCGCGCGCACGATGCTC
This window contains:
- a CDS encoding dihydroorotate dehydrogenase; translated protein: MTTLPSWLAFDPRGALRLGPREFPGRIWTASGCFGYGLDGADLGAPGCGSPFDGLGAVVTKTVTPEARRGNPPPRLWETAHGALNSIGLENVGLARFADEVVPVLEARGVPFVASLAATRPEEFGDMARRLAAAADGAAHWHGVELNLSCPNVAEGGVDFGRDPGTVERCVAAAREHLPARALLAKLTPNVGSIARLAAAAASGGADGVTAINTLVGMDVDLRTGAPVLPRRRGGYSGPALLPVALARVDEIVQETGLPVVGVGGIATLEDALKFFAVGAVAVQIGTAQMCDPFAAAAVAAALAAAERRDR
- a CDS encoding DegT/DnrJ/EryC1/StrS family aminotransferase, with protein sequence MHENDGRRIARYDLVTPMLPCKQEILAGVDRLLSTGEYILGREVRALEGEMAAACGAADAVGVASGSAALYMALQIAGVGPGVEVVTTPYTFVATIEAIIRLGGTPVFADIDPRTLNLDPALADAAVTGRTRVLLPVHIFGMPCEMEPFALVAERHGLDLVEDMCQAYGSLYRGRPCGSFGRLSCLSFYPTKNLPGIGDGGMIICRDAADAAPLRRLRGHETVRVGGRLLSGWNSRLDEIQALAIRVRLARFTDEQADRDRAAAIYNGLIPAANRLAEPRPGSGLRVTHHQYWIRVPDRARLEARLREAGVDFGIYYAPPLHRHELAEYCRVHGELTHAEAAGREVLALPIHQALPERDAFRIGELVKEHLARTA